Proteins encoded together in one Anabaena sphaerica FACHB-251 window:
- a CDS encoding RNA-guided endonuclease InsQ/TnpB family protein — MAVKYNHATRIQDRTQGKQATTSTTGTTRRSSQTRLLALCQQVLIHNKLNPEDKIKFPTAIDLHKWLVAAVKFTHPWYYDVSKCAPQYALRYLSDAFKSFFKKVKGFPNFKKKGRHDSFTLDGAIHIDHKKAKVPIIGWLKTYEILPFGYKPKSVTISKQADRWFISWKIEVETSQTLKKQEFVGVDLGINHLATLSTTEIFDGAKSYKKYEHKLARMQ; from the coding sequence TTGGCTGTAAAATACAATCATGCTACTAGGATTCAAGACCGAACTCAAGGTAAACAAGCAACAACGTCTACTACTGGTACAACACGCAGGAGTAGCCAGACACGCTTGTTAGCATTATGTCAACAGGTTCTCATACATAACAAACTTAATCCTGAAGACAAAATTAAATTTCCCACAGCCATAGATTTACATAAATGGTTAGTAGCAGCAGTTAAATTTACCCATCCTTGGTATTATGACGTATCAAAATGCGCTCCTCAGTACGCATTAAGATATTTGTCAGATGCCTTTAAATCTTTTTTCAAGAAAGTTAAAGGGTTTCCTAACTTTAAGAAAAAAGGTAGACATGATTCTTTTACTTTAGATGGTGCAATTCATATTGACCATAAAAAAGCAAAAGTTCCGATAATTGGATGGTTAAAAACTTATGAGATTTTACCTTTTGGATATAAACCCAAATCAGTCACAATTAGCAAACAAGCTGACCGATGGTTTATCTCCTGGAAAATAGAAGTAGAAACAAGTCAAACCCTTAAAAAACAAGAGTTTGTCGGAGTAGACTTAGGAATAAATCATTTAGCCACATTATCAACAACAGAAATATTTGATGGAGCAAAAAGTTATAAAAAGTATGAACACAAATTAGCCAGAATGCAATA